The following proteins come from a genomic window of Astatotilapia calliptera chromosome 11, fAstCal1.2, whole genome shotgun sequence:
- the clcn1b gene encoding chloride channel protein 1 has protein sequence MAADASQRKALRYQQTLLYGEYREQLGNFARREAARLLTERQWRRQAGDNTAATGRKGHGRRHHHQHPVTLESHHSHASSTKKPRPYSKCQDCLARVRCYIVTKMGEDWIFLVLLGLTMALVSWSMDYASAKSLQAYKWVHGELKGNVLLQYLAWVTYPMILVMFASLFCHLVSPQAIGSGIPELKTILRGVVLKEYLTLKAFIAKVIGLTAGLGSGMPVGKEGPFVHIASICAAVLSRFMSIFSGVYENPYGYTDILTVGCAVGVGCCFGTPLGGVLFSIEVTSTYFAVRNYWRGYFAATFSAFIFRVLSVWNKDAVTITALFKTNFRMDFPFDLQELPAFAIIGISCGFLGAFFVYLNRQVVLFMRRPTALTRFLTKHRLIYPGAVTLIIATITFPPGFGQFMAGELMPRECINSLFDNFTWTKISEYPAPPGLGRSAAWLHPRVSVFIILLLFFIMKFWMSAVSTTMPIPSGAFMPVFILGAAFGRLVGEIMATLFPNGILFDGIVYRILPGGYAVIGAAAMTGAVTHTVSTAVICFELTGQISHILPMMVAVILANMVAQGLQPSLYDSIIQVKKLPYLPELALGHISKYNIFVEDIMVRKVRFLSSQATFRELNHLLDTTTLKTIPIVDSKESMILLGSIERTELQALLDWWLSPQRRVFERGQSSPGQASKISWESFTFVDEEGGEESPDKTTTPVQEECNGPVPAPKPQEPSANHTDSDKRKLPSVRRTLQRLFSSTSLSGQTDTQETTTPQLTDTMSPEEIKAWEEAELNKPIDMEQIRIDPSPFQLVERTSLHKTHTLFSLLGLSHAYVTSIGKLVGVVALKELQKAIEGSTRSGVRLRPPLASFRDTSRKAKKHQPPSSTTSSPTQDRDLWGEGSRREGELVRRESKDDSRGKPSRGAPGCDVASSSPSTMESNSSSTSTRGAEGPAQEAASPSTSSSTSPSAPASPMSATSPVLTLSSLQEERESEDSDEPI, from the exons CGGCGGCATCATCATCAGCACCCTGTGACCCTGGAGTCGCATCACAGCCATGCCTCCTCCACCAAGAAGCCTCGTCCCTACTCCAAATGCCAAG ATTGTTTGGCTCGTGTGCGGTGCTACATAGTGACAAAAATGGGAGAGGACTGGATTTTCCTGGTTCTTCTGGGACTGACTATGGCTCTAGTTAGCTGGAGTATGGACTATGCTAGTGCCAAGAGCCTGCAAG CCTATAAATGGGTGCATGGGGAGCTTAAGGGCAATGTACTGCTCCAGTACCTCGCCTGGGTTACGTATCCCATGATCCTTGTCATGTTCGCCTCGCTCTTCTGTCACCTGGTTTCCCCGCAGGCCATCG gtTCTGGTATCCCTGAGCTGAAAACCATCCTGAGAGGTGTAGTCTTAAAAGAATATCTGACCCTTAAAGCCTTCATAGCTAAAGTCATCGGCCTAACCGCTGGCCTGGGCAGTGGGATGCCTGTGGGCAAAGAG GGTCCCTTTGTCCACATTGCCAGCATCTGCGCCGCAGTGTTGAGTCGATTCATGTCCATCTTCTCTGGAGTCTATGAG AACCCTTATGGTTACACAGATATACTGACTGTTGGCTGTGCCGTGGGGGTGGGATGCTGTTTTGGCACTCCACTAGGAG GGGTGCTGTTTAGTATTGAGGTCACGTCTACCTACTTTGCGGTGAGGAATTACTGGCGGGGATACTTTGCCGCCACATTCAGTGCCTTCATATTCCGGGTGCTGTCTGTTTGGAACAAGGATGCTG tCACAATCACAGCCCTCTTCAAAACAAACTTTCGGATGGATTTTCCCTTTGACCTTCAAGAGCTGCCTGCATTTGCAATAATAGG GATCTCGTGCGGCTTTTTGGGAGCGTTCTTCGTTTACCTGAACAGACAGGTGGTTCTCTTCATGAGAAGGCCTACGGCTCTTACACGCTTTCTAACCAAACA TCGTTTGATCTATCCAGGTGCAGTGACATTGATCATCGCCACCATCACGTTTCCTCCTGGATTTGGACAGTTTATGGCTGGAGAG CTGATGCCTAGAGAGTGTATCAACTCACTCTTTGATAATTTCAcctggaccaaaatctcagaaTACCCTGCTCCCCCCGGCCTGGGTCGCTCTGCCGCGTGGCTTCATCCTCGTGTCAGTGTCTTTATCatccttctcctcttcttcatcatgAAG ttCTGGATGTCAGCAGTTTCCACCACTATGCCCATCCCCTCAGGTGCCTTTATGCCGGTGTTCATATTAG GAGCTGCTTTCGGTCGCCTTGTCGGGGAGATCATGGCCACTCTGTTCCCAAATGGAATCCTGTTTGATGGGATAGTCTACCGCATCCTGCCAGGAGGTTACGCTGTCATTG GTGCAGCAGCGATGACGGGGGCCGTCACACATACAGTTTCCACAGCAGTAATTTGCTTTGAGCTCACTGGTCAAATCTCCCACATCCTACCCATGATGGTGGCCGTCATCTTAGCTAATATGGTGGCGCAGGGTCTACAGCCGTCTCTCTACGACTCCATCATCCAGGTGAAGAAGCTACCCTACCTGCCTGAGCTGGCCCTTGGGCACATAAG CAAGTATAACATCTTTGTGGAGGACATTATGGTGCGCAAAGTGAGATTTCTGTCTTCTCAAGCCACCTTTCGGGAATTAAACCATCTGCTTGACACCACGACCCTGAAAACCATCCCCATCGTCGACTCCAAAG AATCTATGATTCTGCTAGGTTCAATTGAGAGGACAGAGCTTCAAGCCCTCTTGGACTGGTGGCTTTCACCTCAAAGACGAGTCTTTGAAAGAGGTCAAAGTTCACCGGGTCAAGCCTCCAAAATCAGCTGGGAGTCATTCACCTTTGTAGATGAGGAGGGAGGCGAGGAAAGCCCCGACAAG ACCACCACTCCTGTGCAGGAAGAATGTAATGGACCCGTTCCTGCCCCCAAACCTCAGGAGCCCTCCGCCAACCACACAGACTCAG ACAAGCGCAAGCTGCCATCTGTCAGGAGGACCCTTCAAAGACTCTTCTCCTCCACGTCTTTGTCAGGCCAGACAGATACTCAG GAGACCACAACCCCTCAGCTGACTGACACCATGTCTCCAGAGGAG atcAAAGCCTGGGAAGAGGCAGAGCTGAACAAACCAATTGATATGGAGCAGATACGCATAGACCCCTCTCCATTTCAGCTGGTGGAAAGAACGTCTCTGCATAAG ACCCACACTCTGTTCTCCTTGCTGGGTCTCAGTCACGCCTATGTCACCAGCATTGGTAAGCTGGTGGGTGTTGTGGCACTGAAAGAG TTGCAGAAAGCCATAGAGGGCTCAACTCGGAGCGGGGTGAGGCTTCGTCCTCCTCTGGCCAGTTTCAGAGACACCAGTAGGAAAGCCAAGAAGCACCAGCCTCCCTCATCCACCACTTCCTCGCCAACACAGGACAGAGACCTGTGGGGGGAGGGTAGCAGAAGGGAAGGGGAGCTGGTGAGGAGGGAGTCCAAAGACGATTCCCGAGGGAAGCCTTCAAGAGGAGCTCCTGGGTGTGACGTTGCTTCCTCTTCCCCCAGCACCATGGAGAGCAATAGTAGCTCCACCTCCACAAGAGGGGCCGAAGGCCCTGCTCAGGAGGCAGCAtccccctccacctcctcctctaccTCGCCGTCAGCCCCTGCCTCTCCCATGTCAGCCACAAGCCCTGTCCTCACACTGTCCTCCCtgcaggaggagagggagagcgaggaCTCTGATGAGCCCATTTAG